From the genome of Oryza glaberrima chromosome 1, OglaRS2, whole genome shotgun sequence:
GTCTTCCCCGTTCCACCATGtctagatataaaaaaaatacacttttCATGATGGTCTATCCTGTCAAAAATCTTGTCATATATCATCTTCTGGTCATTGTTCAAGCTGGCATACATGGACAAAGATTCTTGATGGAGGCTATGTTGGTTAAAGCTAAGCTCTTCTAAGATAAGCCTGTTTGCTGCACTGGATCCTAAACAATCAACTGGTGTTGGCAAATTGTATGATGAGATTGATAAGCCATTATTTGAGAACATGGCATCCAACTCTTTGAGCAAGGTATCCTGCAACATAACTTCTGGAATAGCTGTGCATTGTACTCCAAGAGCTTTGGTTAACTTGTAAGCAAAATCATCTACCATGTATCTCCAGTACTTATCAAACAAAACCCTAACATCACCTACATCACAGTGTGCTAGTACAGTCATGAAAAGGTTCCTGAGCTGGTATGAAGTAGCCCAGATAACTGCCTCCTCAAAGAGGTGATCCCATTCAGCGTCATCACCAATAAGACCACGTGCCTGACAGGCTTCACGATAGGTGCCATACAGCACACCTTCATATGTCCTAATATCTTCAAAACTCATACATCCTCGAACTACCATGAGCAACATTCTAAGGTAGAACGGGTCCCCAGTACTTGGATGGATGTGCCTTAATCTCCCTATCTTGGTTCCTCTTTTACGCTTTGTCCAAACTTTCTTCTCAGGATCCCAGCTAAACTTGGTAGGAAATTCACAATAGGTGAGATCCCTAGCAAAGATGTGACGTTGGTTGGTAGCAAACCATTCAATAAGCATTGTTATAGAGGAATCAGGGTCTTCTATGACCTCTTCAAGGTCAGCTCCATCATGGTATGTCACGAACTGCATGCTCGGCAAGTGCACAATGAGGCGTTCAACAGAAGGACTCCTTCCATGGATCTCAAAACCATATAATCTCCAGAATGATTCACAAGTTGATAGGTATCTGGATTTGATGTGTTGCATAACCTCATCTATGCCTCCATTGCTAGCAGTATGAGCCTCTGTCTTTTCTGAAGTCCTGTGGCTGAAAACGAACATAGTCGAATCACTTCCCTTATTTATATACTTAAAAAGGTACTTGATAAGGTATGTTTTATTGCACCATTCCACATAGATATGAGCATGGAATTTCTTCAGAAGAGCTGGATTATAAGGGACAACCCACCGGTTATCTAGTGAAACACCATTCTTCACCACATAGCGGCCATCATTGCATCGTCGATAAATAGGATATCCATCATCATCTATGGTAGTAACATCACAGAACTGTTTTGGATAGCCCTTTGAACACCGACCATCCTTCATGCAAGGGCTGCTTGGATTGTGCTCACCACATGGGCCATGTATCATGAATTCATCAACAAGACTAAACCCACACCTATCAGCTGTTATATCTGGTATCTCAGCACAGATCAGGTTGTCAATGAATGCAGGTGAAGGTTCTTCAGATTGAGCTGTGAGCCATGTTAATGTGTGGGAATGCGGCAATCCTCTTTTTTGGAACTCAACAGTGTACACAACTGAAAAGCAAAGCAACAAGAAAAGAACAGATAATGTGTTAGGGGAAGCAATAGATATGTTAGGAAGGAGATGTACGTAAAGATAGGACAGCTATCATGAATAAGACAAGTAACACACCAGCTTTTATGGGGCCGAAGGCTTCTCCATTCTTAATATATGTGATGTACTCATCTAGCTTCATATGGTAAACACGTGTGACCATATCACTTCTATCACTTGGTTTTTGCCCTGCCTCAAAACGAATAGCTTCAATAATCTCTGGCCATTTAGAATTGCAGGTGAAAGTTGAGAATATTTGAGGAGGACCGTAAGAACGGCAGATTGCCATTGAATCATGGTAGTTTTGAACCATGTATCGCCTTCCTCCTGTGAAACTTGATGGCAGAATTACCTTGGTGCCAACATCCTTTCCATCACTGTCTCCCCTAGCAACAGCATCAGATATACCTTGATGTGTCTCAGAGCGAAGTTTTTTCTTGTTGAGGGCATGGTATATGAGTCGAGATGTCTCTATACATGAGAAAGCATTCATAGCGAGCTGATCAGAAAGCCTACCACAACAGGTGAATGGATTGGGCTCATCCTTTCGATAGTGGGACTCATACCGATAAAATTCAAGCATCGATGCTTCGTCGCGACTACCGGGTGGCTGATCATCTACCTCTCTAAGCTTGATACCAGTATGAAAACCCACATCACCATATGGGAATAGAAGCGGGTACTGCAATGACATAAGGGCTGGATGAATAGGTGACAACTGACATAACTCACCTGAATGCTTCTGCACAATGACATCAAACTTTGATACCTCACAAGATGCACCAGGTATAATCAATGCTGCCAACTCAGAGGTGGTGGGAAGGATGTAACGGTCACTCTGAGAATGGCCTGACCCAATGAGCTTGATAGCAATCTCAGGAGCACTTGGAGAAAGCAGCTTGTTTCGAGCAAGACGGAACTGCTGCACAAGAGGATTGAACTGGTCAAGCATCGAGATAAGCTCTTGCACAATAATAGGATCAGGGACATCCCCAGGATTATCAGTGTGATCAAAAATATTAAGCCTATTCTGGAGCTCATTGGCGGTGTCATATATGTACAGTTGGGTGAATTCCGGACGTTTTCCAGGAGCAGGAACCAGAGAACCAATTCTGTGATGGACAACACCATTGATATGAAAACATAAGGCCCTGGACCAGTGTTTATGCTCCTATCAATGTTAGCCCCAAGCGATGTGAATGCAAATAATGAATTATATTGCCTGATGAATCGCATGAAAGAGTTGGAATGGGCACCGCCATCAAAACGAATCAAGTCTTGTAAGATAGGAGGAAAAGGCTTGGGTGCGGGTAAGGAGATCTTTCCACCACGACAACACAGATTGTATGCAATCCTCTTGGCTCTGTGCGAGCTCTGGCTAACAACCCTTTCTTGGTACCAAAATAATGCACCACAATGATTGCATTCATAGTCAGGGCCACCATAATAGGAGCGATCTGGGTACGTAGCTATAAGAGCGGAAAGGAAACCTATAAGTAGAGAAGCATGCATATGTTTGTCCAGAAATAGATagagaggcaaaaaaaaaagggacaaagGCGAAGCAAAGCAAGGCTGGTACTAAGATATTACCTTTAAGAATTTGCATGTGCTCCTTTGGTATGGAATATGTGAATCTCATCGACAGTGAACGCGACACATGTTCTGTGCAAATAGAAGAAGAACGGAAGAAGAGAAATAGCAAATAAGAAATAAAGGGAAACAAAAGCAAGAAAGAAAATCGCCATAAGCGACAAGAAAGGATCATGTACATAAGCAGGTCAAGAACCTTGTCGCAAAATAAGACGCATTTTCCTAGCGGCCTGTCTTTTTTCCCGGTTCACTCGAGCAACACGTGCTGGTACTATTGGGCAAAAATGATCTCCTATGAAAAATTTAAACAGGAAAAACAATCAATCGGAAGAAGGGAAAATGCCTTAGCAAGCTAAGCAACACAACAAATAGTAGTCCAGAGCTAACTGTTGGGTCGAGAAGACTGAATGTGGCCAGCTCCACGACTCCCTGTGGAAGTGATGCGAGGAGATAGAATGAGGGatcggagagaaaaaaaaagctaagctAGAAAGAACCAATGAGCAAATAGATGAACTTATCAATATGAACATACATTTTGAGCATATCGTATCACAGCAAGTGGAGAACTGTACAAAAATACGAGAAAATGGATGTGCAAGGGATAAGAGATGACACTAAACATTGAGACAG
Proteins encoded in this window:
- the LOC127756976 gene encoding uncharacterized protein LOC127756976 codes for the protein MLDQFNPLVQQFRLARNKLLSPSAPEIAIKLIGSGHSQSDRYILPTTSELAALIIPGASCEVSKFDVIVQKHSETSRLIYHALNKKKLRSETHQGISDAVARGDSDGKDVGTKVILPSSFTGGRRYMVQNYHDSMAICRSYGPPQIFSTFTCNSKWPEIIEAIRFEAGQKPSDRSDMVTRVYHMKLDEYITYIKNGEAFGPIKAVVYTVEFQKRGLPHSHTLTWLTAQSEEPSPAFIDNLICAEIPDITADRCGFSLVDEFMIHGPCGEHNPSSPCMKDGRCSKGYPKQFCDVTTIDDDGYPIYRRCNDGRYVVKNGVSLDNRWVVPYNPALLKKFHAHIYVEWCNKTYLIKYLFKYINKGSDSTMFVFSHRTSEKTEAHTASNGGIDEVMQHIKSRYLSTCESFWRLYGFEIHGRSPSVERLIVHLPSMQFVTYHDGADLEEVIEDPDSSITMLIEWFATNQRHIFARDLTYCEFPTKFSWDPEKKVWTKRKRGTKIGRLRHIHPSTGDPFYLRMLLMVVRGCMSFEDIRTYEGVLYGTYREACQARGLIGDDAEWDHLFEEAVIWATSYQLRNLFMTVLAHCDVGDVRVLFDKYWRYMVDDFAYKLTKALGVQCTAIPEVMLQDTLLKELDAMFSNNGLSISSYNLPTPVDCLGSSAANRLILEELSFNQHSLHQESLSMYASLNNDQKMIYDKIFDRIDHHEKCIFFISRHGGTGKTFLWNAIMANLRSRGEIVLAVASSGVAALLMPGGRIAHSRFRIPIDIHDRSMCAIRRGTILGDLIRKASLIIWDEAPMTHKLCFEALDRTLRDIQSADEPANEYKPFGGKPILLGGDFRQVLPVIEKGTRADVVDASLQARGELAEFAKWVLDIGEGRAPMNKRQGEHAIVCSVNTVVDEINDNMLAKVPGDAKDYLSNDTISNTLEKPEHRISLKIGSAVVLLRNINQSLGLCNGTRLMVTRLGDYVFESKIMTGTNIGQLVCIPRIVLSGNSPKWPFTLQRRQFPIRLCYAMTINKCQGKTLGNVGVYLRNPVFTHGQLYVAVLRATSKQGLKLLIEDDDGKPCSTTRNIVYTEILSLL